From Paenibacillus sp. V4I7, one genomic window encodes:
- a CDS encoding allantoinase, with the protein MSELLDVIIRNGSVVLRDEVRFLDIGIKNGKISRLDERITLEAEQVVDASGMVIMAGMIDVHVHLNEPGMGDWEGFATGSAALAAGGCTTYIDMPLNGVPPTVTVSAMEMKLEAAREQSSVDYAIWGGLVPGHLDDLEPMSEAGVIGFKAFMSSPGDPGEEAFREVDDLTLWEGMKSIARMNRVLALHAESESLVSRLGREKQAEGKVTAKDYTSTRPILAELEAVNRALFYAEQTGCPLHFVHISSEAAVKIIMDAKRRGVNVTLETCPHYLILTEDDLERIGPTAKCAPPLRSEDEKERLWEALRLGYIDMISSDHSPSPSTLKESSNYFEAWGGISGAQSSLELMIDEGHLKRGIGLSQLSHMLSYAPAERFGLLPNKGDIRLGADADLVMISLNAPYVLQTEHLLYRHKHSPYVGKELGCKVRATWSRGNLVYEEAKGISAVKAGKWCPNKNKVGTLQYEGE; encoded by the coding sequence GTGAGCGAATTATTAGATGTGATCATTCGAAACGGCTCCGTTGTTTTGCGAGATGAAGTCCGTTTTTTGGATATAGGTATTAAGAATGGCAAGATTTCGCGATTGGATGAGCGGATTACGCTGGAAGCAGAGCAAGTTGTTGATGCTTCCGGCATGGTCATCATGGCTGGTATGATTGATGTCCATGTCCACTTGAATGAACCCGGAATGGGGGACTGGGAAGGATTTGCCACGGGTTCTGCCGCATTAGCCGCAGGCGGATGTACCACATACATCGACATGCCGCTTAACGGCGTTCCGCCAACAGTTACCGTCTCCGCGATGGAGATGAAGCTGGAAGCTGCTCGCGAACAATCATCGGTCGATTACGCCATATGGGGTGGACTGGTGCCGGGGCATCTGGATGATTTGGAGCCCATGAGCGAAGCTGGTGTCATTGGTTTCAAAGCTTTCATGTCTTCGCCGGGTGACCCGGGAGAGGAAGCATTTCGTGAGGTAGATGACCTCACCTTGTGGGAAGGGATGAAGAGCATTGCGCGAATGAACCGAGTGCTGGCGCTTCATGCTGAAAGCGAGTCACTTGTTTCACGCTTAGGACGGGAGAAACAGGCAGAAGGCAAAGTCACGGCGAAAGACTATACGTCCACACGCCCGATTCTTGCTGAGCTCGAAGCGGTGAATCGAGCACTCTTTTATGCAGAGCAGACAGGGTGTCCCCTGCATTTCGTTCATATCAGCAGCGAGGCTGCTGTGAAGATCATTATGGATGCGAAGAGGCGCGGGGTTAACGTGACGCTGGAGACTTGTCCGCACTATTTAATCCTAACGGAGGATGACTTAGAACGAATAGGGCCTACGGCCAAATGTGCGCCTCCACTGCGTAGTGAAGATGAGAAGGAACGGTTGTGGGAGGCTTTGCGCCTTGGTTATATTGATATGATTTCATCGGATCATTCCCCTAGTCCAAGCACATTGAAGGAATCTAGCAATTACTTTGAAGCATGGGGTGGCATATCGGGAGCACAAAGCTCACTAGAACTTATGATTGATGAAGGACACTTGAAGCGGGGGATCGGGCTTAGTCAGTTAAGTCATATGCTGTCCTACGCGCCGGCTGAGCGATTCGGTCTTCTTCCTAACAAAGGAGATATCCGCCTAGGCGCCGATGCAGATCTTGTCATGATTTCATTGAATGCCCCATATGTGCTGCAAACAGAACACTTATTGTATCGTCATAAGCATAGTCCTTATGTAGGAAAGGAACTGGGGTGTAAAGTGCGGGCTACCTGGAGCAGAGGGAATCTTGTCTATGAAGAAGCGAAGGGGATCAGTGCTGTGAAGGCTGGCAAATGGTGTCCAAATAAGAATAAAGTAGGTACGTTGCAATACGAAGGTGAGTGA
- the ileS gene encoding isoleucine--tRNA ligase, which yields MRKIDVKEKARTRELRVLEQWRLNDTFRKSIESRKGKANFVFYEGPPTANGSPHIGHVLGRVVKDFICRYKTMSGYQVIRKAGWDTHGLPVELGVQKQLGISGKQEIEKYGVAEFVEKCKSSVFEYEKQWRELTEAIAYWTDMDNPYVTLDNDYIESVWHILSEIHNKGLLYNGHRVSPYCPDCQTTLSSHEVAQGYEDVKDLSATVKFRSRNGQEIFLAWTTTPWTLPANVALAVNKDIDYVKVKQKGEVYIVAKNLAEKVFKQDYEILSVHKGLEFVGTAYEPPFGYISPTKGHIVVDADYVMDTSGTGIVHIAPAHGEDDYRTARRHELDFVNVVNLAGRYNDQITDFAGRFVKDCDVDIVKNLSERSLLFSKERYEHSYPFCWRCKSPLLYYAMESWFIKTTAIKEQLIENNSKIDWYPSHIREGRFGKFLEELVDWNISRNRYWGTPLNVWLCGDCGVEYAPGSHKDLREKSVKPIDESLELHKPYIDEVKLRCSCGGIMERTPEVIDVWFDSGSMPFAQYHHPFGDETLFNEQYPADMICEGIDQTRGWFFSLLAVSTLYNGKSPYKAVLSTGHVLDENGQKMSKSKGNGIDPWEIIDEFGTDAFRWALLSDSAPWNSKRFSKQIVAEAKSKVVDTINNTHAFYALYATIDQYKHEDHPVQKHANELDRWILSRLNSTLQNVSKGLEINDFLNPAKQIEMFVDELSNWYIRRSRDRFWGSEMTVDKVSAYQTLREVLLTLSRMIAPYAPLIAEDIYGNLGGEGSVHLADYPTVMQSAIDIKLENDMETARQIVELARTIRNDTGIKTRQPLSELIVSLDNNFDLSRFEEIIKDEINIKKIRVEQSDSGFVDFNVKLNLKVAGKKYGKFVGPLQNHLKQLSTSETKQAVDNGFLEVTIEGEELHLTLDELLVEKQAKEGFASASSNQITAALNTSITEELEQEGLVREIIRAIQDYRKKLELPIDKRVDLVLDVNLVLKEALERFDHVLQENVLLSSVRYAIEENMESILIGDNNLRLLIE from the coding sequence ATGAGAAAAATTGATGTGAAAGAAAAAGCGAGAACCCGCGAATTGCGTGTTCTTGAGCAATGGAGATTGAATGATACATTCCGCAAATCCATCGAAAGCCGCAAAGGTAAAGCGAACTTCGTCTTTTACGAAGGACCGCCAACGGCAAATGGATCACCCCATATCGGACACGTGCTTGGTCGTGTTGTGAAAGATTTCATCTGCCGCTATAAAACAATGTCTGGGTACCAAGTCATCCGCAAAGCTGGTTGGGACACACATGGCTTGCCCGTCGAGCTTGGTGTGCAGAAGCAGCTTGGTATCTCTGGAAAGCAAGAGATTGAAAAATACGGAGTAGCCGAATTTGTTGAGAAATGCAAAAGCAGCGTATTTGAATATGAAAAGCAATGGCGTGAACTGACGGAAGCAATCGCATACTGGACGGATATGGATAACCCCTATGTTACGTTGGATAACGACTATATCGAGAGTGTTTGGCATATTTTATCCGAAATCCATAACAAAGGGCTATTATACAATGGGCACCGTGTAAGCCCTTATTGTCCGGATTGTCAAACAACGCTCAGTTCTCACGAAGTGGCTCAAGGCTATGAAGATGTGAAAGATTTAAGTGCCACAGTAAAATTCAGGAGTAGAAACGGACAGGAAATCTTTCTGGCTTGGACGACGACGCCATGGACACTACCTGCGAACGTAGCGTTGGCCGTAAATAAAGACATCGATTATGTTAAAGTGAAACAAAAAGGTGAAGTTTACATCGTCGCGAAAAATCTCGCGGAAAAAGTATTCAAACAAGACTACGAAATCTTATCTGTGCATAAAGGATTGGAATTCGTCGGCACTGCCTACGAGCCTCCTTTTGGGTATATTAGCCCCACCAAAGGACATATCGTCGTAGACGCAGACTATGTTATGGATACGAGTGGTACGGGTATCGTTCATATTGCTCCGGCGCATGGTGAAGATGATTACCGAACAGCCCGTCGACACGAACTGGATTTTGTGAATGTAGTGAACTTGGCAGGACGTTACAATGATCAGATCACTGACTTCGCTGGACGCTTCGTCAAAGATTGTGACGTCGATATCGTGAAAAACTTGTCTGAACGCAGCCTGCTATTTTCCAAAGAGCGCTATGAGCATAGTTACCCTTTCTGCTGGCGCTGTAAATCCCCGCTGCTCTATTATGCGATGGAGAGCTGGTTTATCAAAACGACCGCAATTAAAGAGCAATTGATCGAAAACAACAGTAAAATCGACTGGTACCCTTCCCACATCCGTGAAGGGCGCTTCGGCAAGTTCCTTGAAGAGCTTGTCGATTGGAACATCAGCCGTAATCGTTATTGGGGGACCCCGCTTAACGTTTGGTTATGTGGGGATTGCGGAGTGGAGTATGCACCGGGAAGCCACAAAGATTTGCGAGAAAAATCAGTAAAGCCAATTGACGAAAGCTTGGAGCTGCATAAGCCCTACATCGATGAAGTGAAACTGCGCTGCTCTTGTGGAGGCATCATGGAGAGAACCCCTGAGGTGATCGACGTCTGGTTCGATAGCGGTTCAATGCCTTTTGCGCAGTATCATCATCCATTCGGAGATGAGACGTTGTTTAATGAGCAGTACCCAGCGGATATGATCTGCGAAGGGATTGACCAAACAAGGGGCTGGTTCTTCAGTCTGCTTGCTGTTTCAACGTTGTATAATGGCAAATCGCCTTACAAAGCCGTTCTTTCTACCGGACATGTACTGGACGAGAACGGACAAAAAATGTCTAAAAGCAAAGGTAACGGCATCGATCCATGGGAAATCATCGATGAATTTGGGACAGATGCGTTTCGATGGGCCCTGCTGTCAGACAGCGCACCTTGGAACAGCAAACGGTTCTCTAAGCAAATTGTTGCCGAAGCGAAATCCAAAGTGGTCGATACGATCAATAACACACATGCTTTTTATGCGTTATATGCAACGATTGACCAGTATAAGCACGAAGACCATCCGGTTCAAAAGCACGCGAACGAATTGGATCGCTGGATATTATCAAGACTAAACAGCACACTGCAAAATGTCAGTAAGGGCTTGGAAATTAACGACTTTCTAAACCCGGCGAAGCAAATCGAAATGTTTGTCGACGAGCTGAGCAACTGGTACATCCGTCGTTCTCGCGATCGTTTCTGGGGCAGTGAAATGACCGTTGATAAAGTGTCAGCGTATCAAACACTGCGTGAAGTGCTGCTGACACTCTCGCGGATGATAGCGCCATATGCGCCGCTCATTGCCGAGGACATTTACGGTAACCTCGGCGGAGAAGGCAGCGTTCATCTGGCTGATTACCCAACAGTGATGCAATCAGCTATCGATATAAAGCTCGAGAATGACATGGAAACCGCAAGGCAGATCGTTGAGTTGGCTCGAACTATTCGGAATGATACAGGTATCAAGACACGCCAGCCTCTCTCCGAGTTGATCGTTTCGCTCGATAACAACTTCGATCTAAGTCGTTTTGAGGAAATCATTAAAGATGAGATAAACATTAAAAAAATCCGTGTAGAACAAAGCGACAGCGGGTTTGTTGACTTCAATGTGAAGCTGAATCTTAAGGTAGCTGGGAAAAAGTACGGTAAATTCGTTGGCCCCCTGCAAAACCATTTGAAGCAATTGTCTACTTCAGAAACCAAACAAGCGGTCGATAACGGTTTTCTCGAAGTAACGATCGAGGGAGAGGAACTCCATCTCACACTGGATGAGTTGCTTGTGGAAAAACAAGCGAAAGAAGGGTTTGCTTCAGCTTCCAGTAACCAGATCACGGCAGCTTTAAATACATCCATAACGGAAGAATTGGAACAGGAAGGTCTTGTACGAGAAATCATACGTGCCATTCAGGATTATCGTAAAAAGCTGGAGCTGCCTATTGATAAACGAGTTGATCTTGTTCTCGATGTCAATCTGGTGTTGAAAGAGGCGTTGGAGCGTTTTGATCATGTTCTGCAAGAGAACGTCCTGCTTTCCAGTGTAAGATACGCTATTGAAGAAAACATGGAATCCATCTTAATTGGGGACAACAATCTCCGCTTGCTTATAGAGTAA
- a CDS encoding aminopeptidase: MSFESNLDKYAELTVRVALNIQSGQSLWIHAPIHHPEIVRLIARKAYQAGAKHVHIEWQDEICTQIKYTYAPDEAFHEYPSWRAQALEELADHNGAYLWIDADDPELLKDIDPSRISANSKAAGAKLVKWRESMSSYQMTWSIIAAPSSAWAKKVFPHMEEEAAISALWDAIFQATRVDQEDPIQTWIDHNATLRSKRLQLNEKQFRRIHYRAPGTELTVELPANHIWRGGSATNGTGGFDFNPNIPTEEVFISPHRMGTQGIVRSTKPLSYHGNLINNFTITFDNGRVVDYTAEQGFESLQAMIDMDEGAHYLGEIALVPHVSPISNSNLIFFNTLYDENASNHLALGRAFPTCIEGGTSMSKEDQEKAGLNNSLIHVDFMIGSAEMDIDGEHADGTIEPIFRKGNWAF, translated from the coding sequence ATGTCTTTTGAAAGTAATCTTGATAAATATGCGGAGCTAACCGTCCGCGTCGCTCTGAACATTCAATCCGGCCAATCGCTTTGGATTCATGCACCCATTCATCATCCCGAAATCGTTCGACTTATTGCCCGTAAAGCTTATCAAGCTGGAGCCAAACACGTACATATTGAATGGCAGGATGAAATCTGCACACAAATCAAATATACCTACGCGCCTGATGAAGCATTCCATGAGTATCCATCTTGGAGAGCGCAAGCGCTGGAAGAGTTAGCTGATCATAACGGCGCCTATTTATGGATTGATGCCGATGATCCTGAATTGCTGAAGGATATTGACCCAAGCCGCATTTCCGCAAACTCCAAAGCCGCAGGCGCTAAATTAGTTAAGTGGAGAGAAAGCATGTCCTCCTATCAGATGACATGGTCGATCATCGCCGCGCCTTCTTCTGCTTGGGCGAAGAAAGTGTTTCCTCATATGGAAGAGGAAGCCGCAATCAGCGCTCTATGGGACGCCATTTTTCAAGCCACACGCGTAGATCAAGAAGATCCAATCCAGACTTGGATCGATCACAACGCGACACTTCGGAGTAAAAGATTGCAGCTTAACGAGAAGCAATTCCGTAGAATCCATTACCGCGCCCCAGGCACAGAACTAACTGTCGAGCTGCCTGCTAATCATATTTGGCGAGGCGGTTCCGCCACCAACGGAACGGGAGGCTTCGATTTCAACCCGAATATCCCGACGGAAGAAGTCTTTATTTCTCCTCATCGAATGGGTACTCAAGGTATAGTGCGCAGCACGAAACCATTGAGCTATCATGGTAATTTGATCAACAATTTCACGATCACCTTCGATAACGGACGTGTTGTTGACTACACGGCAGAACAAGGCTTTGAGTCGCTACAAGCGATGATCGATATGGATGAAGGAGCACATTATCTGGGTGAAATCGCACTCGTTCCGCACGTATCGCCAATTTCGAACTCCAACTTGATCTTCTTTAATACGCTGTATGATGAGAATGCCTCTAATCATTTGGCCCTTGGAAGAGCCTTCCCTACATGCATCGAAGGCGGGACTTCGATGTCCAAGGAAGACCAAGAGAAAGCGGGCCTTAACAACAGTCTGATTCATGTTGACTTTATGATCGGCTCTGCCGAGATGGATATTGACGGCGAACATGCAGATGGCACGATAGAACCCATTTTCCGCAAGGGGAATTGGGCATTCTAG
- a CDS encoding helix-turn-helix domain-containing protein → MIFDDFTFLAGHFIEQDTYVTKRPQGRNDWLLTFTLEGEGFFNNSGNERSCKPGDLTLLKPGIPQHYGTKKDHTWHFDWVHFPSIFTETNLLPDEDQLILTIESESIRERIHRAFTRILEDSRERGEYWFELCCSSLREILLIMAQKTNKKVDARIEEVLHLLSQQMRQPIRIEDLAQTVGLSPSRLSHLFKASTGYSIIDTLNRMRIQQAVLMLEHTGRSASEVCYDVGFQNYNHFTNQFRKWYGMNPSTFMKERR, encoded by the coding sequence ATGATATTCGATGACTTCACCTTTTTAGCCGGGCATTTTATAGAGCAAGATACGTATGTAACCAAGCGGCCGCAGGGACGAAACGATTGGCTCCTTACTTTCACACTTGAAGGTGAAGGCTTCTTTAATAACTCAGGCAATGAACGAAGCTGCAAACCTGGTGATCTCACCCTGCTGAAACCAGGAATACCGCAGCACTACGGTACGAAGAAAGATCATACTTGGCATTTTGACTGGGTACACTTCCCCTCGATCTTCACAGAAACCAATCTGCTGCCGGATGAAGATCAGCTTATCCTTACCATCGAAAGTGAGTCGATTCGCGAACGCATCCACCGAGCTTTCACACGCATACTGGAGGATTCCCGAGAGCGCGGTGAATATTGGTTCGAACTGTGCTGCAGCTCTTTGCGGGAAATCCTCCTTATCATGGCTCAGAAAACAAACAAAAAAGTCGATGCGCGAATTGAGGAGGTTCTCCACCTGCTCTCCCAACAGATGCGTCAACCTATTCGGATTGAGGATTTGGCTCAGACTGTCGGGCTCTCCCCTTCGAGACTGTCCCATCTTTTCAAAGCCAGCACAGGATATTCCATTATCGATACGCTCAATCGGATGCGGATACAACAAGCCGTGCTAATGCTAGAGCATACCGGACGGAGCGCTTCGGAGGTTTGTTATGATGTAGGCTTTCAAAACTATAATCACTTCACCAATCAGTTCCGCAAATGGTATGGCATGAACCCAAGTACATTCATGAAAGAACGACGGTAA
- a CDS encoding phytanoyl-CoA dioxygenase family protein, protein MSRTLLKLSNEQKQQFESEGYLIVKGLFTDQNLAEIDDTFEEISHHTVPGLFEPDLQADGSDPLKRFPRVMHPHRFSETAKKYMLHQPVMDVLADLYDEEALAAQSMFYYKPPGSRGQALHQDNFYLQVEPGNCIAAWTAIDAADDENGGLLVVPKTNTFEIACPDIADDKESFTTHYVKPPKDEKAMPVIMQRGDVLFFNGNLIHGSYRNKTKDRFRRAFICHYVNESATHISNHYRPLHRQNGTTVDLEVNPNGGPCGEEFQAVYPH, encoded by the coding sequence ATGTCACGGACACTGCTTAAGCTTTCAAATGAACAAAAACAGCAATTCGAATCAGAAGGTTATTTAATCGTAAAAGGATTGTTTACTGATCAAAATTTGGCTGAAATTGATGATACCTTTGAGGAGATTAGCCACCATACGGTACCAGGATTATTTGAACCGGATTTACAAGCGGATGGATCTGATCCGTTAAAAAGATTTCCGCGAGTTATGCATCCACATCGCTTTAGTGAGACAGCAAAGAAATATATGCTGCACCAGCCGGTTATGGATGTATTAGCAGATTTGTATGACGAAGAGGCGCTAGCCGCGCAAAGCATGTTTTATTACAAGCCGCCGGGCTCTCGCGGCCAAGCGCTTCATCAGGATAATTTCTATCTGCAGGTCGAACCTGGTAATTGCATAGCAGCGTGGACGGCCATTGATGCTGCAGATGATGAAAATGGCGGCTTACTCGTTGTGCCCAAAACGAATACATTCGAAATTGCCTGTCCGGACATCGCTGATGACAAAGAATCATTTACGACTCACTATGTGAAGCCGCCGAAAGATGAAAAAGCGATGCCAGTTATCATGCAGCGAGGCGACGTTCTCTTTTTTAACGGGAATCTCATCCATGGCTCTTACCGAAATAAAACGAAGGATCGATTCCGTCGGGCGTTCATTTGTCATTATGTAAACGAATCGGCAACCCATATTAGCAACCACTATCGACCATTGCATCGGCAGAATGGAACGACCGTTGATTTAGAGGTTAACCCTAATGGGGGACCGTGCGGCGAAGAATTCCAAGCCGTGTATCCGCACTAA
- a CDS encoding VanW family protein, with the protein MSYSWILGLLLLAQQSEVPFRITNDNMGHSIANVQRESYTVNLLDMPIVDKERVDRLTDVIDKNIYRKPINATINDEGRIVKEIAGARLNRQAFVEQFYEHYYREGPMKFEVPLLSVYPKVDSELLASIRVRPIGYYVTYFNSNNKYRYTNIKLAAQAINNYVVQPNETFSFNRVVGVRTRGKGYMPAKIIVRGEFSEGIGGGICQISSTLFNAVDRAGLKIVERYSHSRSVPYVPSGRDATVNWGGPDFTFKNNYNQPILIRAQALPGRVYVSISSSDVINYKPRHVPSASDDLPDEIQAGTNVGQPVP; encoded by the coding sequence ATGAGTTATAGTTGGATACTGGGTTTGTTGCTTCTTGCGCAGCAGAGTGAAGTGCCCTTTCGAATAACGAATGACAATATGGGTCATAGCATAGCAAATGTGCAGCGGGAATCGTATACAGTCAATCTTCTTGATATGCCGATCGTTGATAAGGAACGAGTAGACCGGCTTACGGACGTGATCGATAAGAATATATATCGTAAGCCGATTAATGCAACCATTAATGATGAGGGAAGAATCGTGAAGGAGATTGCAGGCGCAAGACTGAATCGTCAGGCTTTTGTTGAGCAATTTTATGAGCATTACTATCGAGAGGGTCCGATGAAATTTGAAGTGCCTCTGTTATCTGTTTATCCCAAAGTAGACAGCGAACTGCTAGCGAGTATTCGTGTGCGTCCCATTGGTTATTATGTTACCTATTTTAATTCGAATAATAAATATCGTTATACGAACATCAAGCTTGCAGCTCAAGCTATTAATAATTATGTCGTTCAACCAAATGAAACATTTTCCTTCAATCGTGTTGTTGGCGTTCGGACGCGAGGGAAGGGGTATATGCCGGCAAAGATCATTGTAAGGGGAGAATTCTCTGAAGGGATTGGCGGAGGTATTTGCCAAATTTCTTCTACTTTGTTTAACGCGGTAGATCGTGCTGGTCTCAAAATTGTAGAAAGATATTCGCACAGCAGATCTGTCCCCTATGTTCCGTCAGGTAGGGATGCTACAGTGAATTGGGGAGGTCCTGACTTCACCTTTAAAAACAACTACAATCAGCCTATTTTGATAAGGGCTCAGGCTTTACCTGGCCGTGTCTACGTTAGTATTTCGTCTTCCGATGTCATTAATTATAAGCCGCGGCATGTTCCGAGTGCATCCGATGATCTGCCAGATGAAATACAAGCGGGAACAAATGTAGGTCAGCCTGTTCCGTAA
- the uxaC gene encoding glucuronate isomerase: protein MKTFLDENFMLTNDTAVHLFHEFAKDLPIIDYHCHLSPKEIYENKQFNNITEAWLYGDHYKWRMMRANGVEEAKVTGEASDYDRFLAWAGTVPMAIGNPLYHWSHMELRTYFGVHDIINEQNAPAIWEKVNAKLAEGGSRARDLITNSKVTVICTTDDPVDSLEYHIKIKEIKDFNTQVLPSYRPDKALEINRATFLPWIAQLEQSAGIMISSYDDLLAGLESRAQFFDSVGCKVSDHALDYVPYAAATKEEVDQIFKTALAGNAVSLEEEKKYKAHTLLFLGGVYKKLDWAMQYHINASRNNNGRAFAKLGPDTGFDSVNDSPVASALTGLLSSLAVADSLPRTILYSLNARDNEILASLMGSFQGDGIPGKIQLGSAWWFNDTKDGMVSQMKSLANFGLLGRFVGMLTDSRSFLSYTRHDYFRRILCNMLGEWVEAGEFPYDEQLLKQLVQGISYNNAKQYFGF from the coding sequence ATGAAAACATTTTTAGATGAGAATTTTATGCTTACCAACGATACCGCAGTTCATCTATTCCACGAATTTGCCAAAGATCTGCCGATTATTGATTATCACTGCCACCTAAGTCCTAAGGAAATTTATGAAAATAAACAATTCAATAACATAACGGAAGCTTGGCTGTATGGCGACCATTATAAGTGGAGAATGATGCGTGCCAACGGTGTGGAGGAAGCAAAAGTCACCGGTGAAGCTAGTGATTACGATCGCTTCTTAGCATGGGCTGGAACGGTTCCTATGGCTATTGGCAACCCGCTGTACCACTGGTCTCATATGGAGCTTCGAACATATTTCGGGGTTCATGACATTATTAACGAGCAGAACGCGCCTGCCATCTGGGAAAAAGTGAACGCAAAGCTCGCAGAAGGCGGTTCCCGCGCTAGAGATCTCATTACGAATTCGAAAGTAACGGTCATTTGCACAACAGACGATCCGGTGGATTCACTGGAATATCACATCAAAATTAAAGAGATCAAAGATTTTAATACGCAAGTCCTGCCTTCATACCGGCCTGACAAAGCGCTTGAAATCAATCGCGCCACTTTCCTGCCATGGATCGCCCAATTGGAGCAATCCGCTGGCATTATGATCAGCTCCTACGATGACCTGCTGGCAGGATTAGAGAGCAGAGCGCAGTTTTTTGATTCAGTTGGTTGTAAAGTGTCTGATCATGCTTTGGATTATGTGCCGTACGCTGCAGCAACCAAAGAAGAAGTGGATCAGATTTTTAAAACGGCTCTAGCTGGCAACGCGGTTAGTTTGGAAGAAGAAAAAAAATATAAAGCGCACACCTTGCTGTTCTTAGGGGGCGTGTACAAGAAGCTGGATTGGGCGATGCAGTATCATATTAATGCTTCCCGTAATAATAACGGACGAGCTTTCGCGAAGCTGGGCCCGGACACCGGATTCGACTCTGTTAATGATAGCCCGGTAGCGAGCGCTTTAACAGGTTTGTTATCCTCTCTTGCTGTTGCTGATTCGCTGCCTAGGACGATTCTGTACTCCTTAAATGCACGTGATAATGAAATTCTCGCTTCCCTCATGGGCAGCTTCCAAGGCGATGGTATTCCCGGCAAAATTCAATTAGGATCCGCTTGGTGGTTCAATGATACCAAAGATGGTATGGTTTCGCAGATGAAATCGCTAGCGAATTTTGGACTGCTTGGCCGATTCGTAGGGATGTTGACAGATTCCAGAAGCTTCTTGTCCTACACAAGACATGACTACTTCCGCAGAATCCTCTGTAACATGTTAGGCGAATGGGTCGAAGCGGGAGAATTCCCTTACGATGAACAGCTGTTGAAACAGCTGGTTCAAGGGATTTCGTATAATAATGCTAAGCAATATTTCGGCTTCTAA
- a CDS encoding AraC family transcriptional regulator: protein MVLYEIERLRRDRPYSMTVNHFHDHYEIYYLLSGKRYYFVQDRSYLIQEGDLVFIDKNELHKTRNTDTLHHERILLSFDDSWIRSIDEDASTHLLVPFQQKQHIFSLTGTNRTFVENLLFSLLREQQQTLSGWQLNSKALLTQLLIFCSRLTDKLSSAQELPQTHNPKIFEIVAYINEQYRNRLTLASISESFYISPSYFCRSFKETTGFSFIEYLNNVRIREAQRLLRETKLKVIHIAEQSGFDSVAHFGRVFKQVTTQTPLECRKLMRHNI, encoded by the coding sequence ATGGTACTCTACGAAATTGAAAGACTGCGCAGAGATCGCCCCTACTCTATGACAGTGAATCATTTTCATGATCACTATGAAATTTATTATTTACTCAGCGGGAAACGCTACTATTTCGTACAGGACCGTTCCTACCTGATTCAAGAAGGCGACCTCGTCTTTATCGATAAAAACGAGCTTCATAAAACACGAAACACGGATACCCTTCATCACGAGCGCATTCTGCTTAGCTTTGATGATAGTTGGATACGTTCTATTGATGAGGATGCATCTACACATTTACTCGTTCCTTTTCAACAGAAACAGCATATCTTTTCCCTAACAGGTACGAATCGCACTTTTGTTGAGAACCTTCTATTCAGCTTATTGCGCGAGCAGCAGCAGACCCTAAGCGGCTGGCAGCTGAACAGCAAAGCCCTGCTCACGCAACTACTCATCTTCTGCTCGCGTCTCACAGATAAGTTAAGCTCTGCTCAGGAACTCCCGCAAACACACAATCCCAAAATATTCGAAATCGTCGCTTATATCAACGAACAATATAGAAACCGTTTGACGTTAGCTTCGATCTCCGAAAGCTTTTATATTAGCCCAAGCTACTTTTGCCGTTCTTTCAAAGAAACGACCGGCTTTTCGTTCATCGAATACTTGAACAATGTTCGAATCCGAGAGGCTCAGCGGCTGCTGCGAGAAACGAAGTTAAAAGTCATCCACATTGCCGAGCAATCCGGCTTCGATAGCGTCGCTCACTTCGGCCGTGTGTTCAAACAAGTGACTACACAGACGCCGCTTGAATGCCGCAAATTGATGCGCCATAATATATGA